Sequence from the Amaranthus tricolor cultivar Red isolate AtriRed21 chromosome 16, ASM2621246v1, whole genome shotgun sequence genome:
ATGAAGCATCAGTTTCTTGTTCATATGAGTTTACAGTAACATCAAAATTCCACCAGCTTGATTCCATGATTTCGGATACTGTGATCCGAGTTGAAGGATTCGGGTCCAACATTCTGATGATCAAATCTTTAGCTTCAGAGGAAAACCATGTTGGGCAAGTGAAATCGCCATTGTTAACCTTACGGTATAATTGGACAACATTTTCATCATGAAATGGGAGGTACCCAGCAAGAAGAACATATAAAATGATACCACAAGACCAAATATCAGCCTTTGCACCATCATAGCCTTGACCTTTCTTGGACACTATTTCAGGCGCTACATAGTGCGGTGTCCCACAACAGGTCCTCAACATTACTTGCTCATTCTCCCCCTTTTCCTCAAACAAAGCACTTAACCCAAAATCAGTTACCTTCACATTTCCATCTTGATCAAGTAAAAGATTTTCCAGCTTCAAGTCACGGTGGAAAACACCACGACTATGGCAATAATCAACAGCAGAAATTAGCTGTTTGAAGTATGATCTTGCCAAATCTTCCTCCAATTTCCCTTCCTTTGACACCTTCATATGGAGCTCGCCGCCGCGGACGAGCTCCATAGCCAAGAAGATCTTAGATTTGGTAGCCATAACCTCATAAAGCTCAACAATATTCGGGTGTTTTAATCTCTTCATCACGCTAATTTCTCTCTTCATTTGATCCATCATCTTCGCACGAACAACCTTTTGCTTCCCAATTACTTTCATTGCGACGCTCTTCCCTGTCTCAACGTTGCGTGCATAATAAACGCGTGCGAAAGTACCTTGACCCAAAACCCTTCCAAGCTCATACTTCCCATGCATCACCATCTTACAGTATTGTTTCGGGGGCTGAGCTTGATCGCTCGAACCCTTCATATCCTTAACAGCTAACATCAATCCCCCCATCATGTTTGGGGATCGAAAAATTTACAAAATCTATCAGATTTTTCTTAGACCCGTCTACAAATTCAAATAACCCAGAAAGAACAACAAAAATTggatagagagagagagaaagagattgGAATTCACAAGACGTTGAAGAACAAAAAACGAAAACTAGCCGTCTTCGACGTATTTACGGTGCCAGTGCCTACCGCCAAGAACATGATGGTTTTTCTGGGCAATACCACCACGAACATAGGGGTTAAAAAGCGATGGACCTTTCATCTTTCCGCATTAAATCTCCGGCAAAAGCCTTCTTCAAAGAGGGATTTTTTGGTTGATTAGGGATttgggaagagagagaaagaaggagggTGATTTGATTTAATTCCGTACGAGAAGCGATATTTAGGGTTATGAAAAACACAGATATTAAGAGGTTGGTATATATAGGTAGGAAATAAAGtgcaattattttaatttagggGAAATTAGGCAGGGTCCCAGAGAGATCGTTTCCGTTGggctatttttaaaaataatgtattCTGGAAATTGAGTCATACTGACGTGGATACATCTCTTTTTTGAAAACAAttatctgaaaaaaaaataataataatgagatgATTTGGTGGAGTAATAATGAAGGGTGTAAAACAGCTCATAGATTGAATATGAAGTTGACCTAGCAATTTGGGAATTGGTAGGAGTAGAATTATATTGAATGGTAAAGGAGAAAACCAATACGTGGATACAACTAGACGGACAATGATAGAAGCCCTTAGTTTTGGctgggtttcaatttttgatccCACCTCCAAATTTTgttctaacttttttttttttaaattttattttaatagttgttaTTGCTATATTTTTTGTGATAAGTATTGTTTATCAGTTGATCTTATTTAGCATAAATTTCTtaatgtataatgtaaaacatagttaagtaacatcttatttgatttgttttaacgcatattttcataatattaactttttaaaattttttatcatataaaattaaatatattaaagattACAACTATGTATTGAATAGcgtgaaaattaaaaatatagttactaTACAAAACAAGTGGAAGTAATTGACAAGAGCTGATTTTTCACATTAATGTTTTCGAGTTATTTcgtactttttattatttaagttaatattgcacgatttaaaattttattttttgacctAATAGAATAACAAAaactatcttttaattttatggaAAATGGGAGTATATGCTATATTTCATTGCTCTATTTTCACATTCATCAACCAGATTAATTCGCATGTTATCtctaatttataagttaaaacattgtatatgagattttgtttgaatcatctCAATTTAAAGTTTATTACTTCTTCCGTTCCGTAAAGAACATTCCATTTTCCATTTTAGAGTTTCCCATAAAGAATCTTTATATTTATATCGtaaatttttgacaaaaataacattattgatctttattttaatatttttataatgcttgTTGTATCCACATATCTTCCACTTGAGAAATATAACAGCGGAAGATTGTGTTTAACTCTGTCTTATTAATTCATTGGGTGAATAACCCTCCAATATATACATCAACTATGAGACTAAGAAAGGCAACGGGAATATCGGTATGGTATTGTTTacataattaagagaataaaaaATATCATCTATTTATCCTAGAATATACAGAAATATTTTGTGAATATTTCTAtaccactaactttattttaacattttcatatttattatcattttcataTGTTTCCTActacttttataaaaaaaaattttattagttttaatttttatatttttttcaatgaaatttcttttactattttttagtatttatgatttctacttttcatccatcaaatttattatttaatttattacacAATATTTTTAGTAGACTACGTTCAAACAAGACTTTCTAGGTCGAGCCTAGAATACAGGTTACCGTGTGAATGGTGTCTTGAGGTGTCTTGAATAAAAACAATATCTAGAAGGGACAATCATTCAAATTGAAGCGTGATAGACCCCACCTATCTACAATTGAACAAGTTGCGACCAATGGTGGGATTTGTAGATCCGTTCAGCATGATTCGAAACGTAAAAATGAGTCAGCAGTAGCTCAACTTCAATCTGCCCCTTGTTTGTGAACAACACCATCAACTATTGCAATTGGAATTATTGATATGGGGAAATTCTTAtcaagtaacggttatttttaaGGTTAATTTTAAGATTAATAAGTTATTCTTATCTAATAGAATGTGATAGGATgagaattttattattttaatttatctttttaattttatttattttaatattttatttttttgttattttatagtaatttacaaattacggtTATTGATTATTTGTATTGATATCTCTAGCCTAATAGGGAGTAAGGTGTACTAGTATTGTCTATCGCCAATTTCCTCATGGTATTACACGCTTTTCATGTCCATCTCAATCATAATCAAACATCCCTCTGGTCCTTGTAAAGATGGTTCTCAAGAGAGCACCTATTTAAAAAAGGGTATTGCTAAATATCGTCATCCCTATACTAATGAAATGACGAAAATGTCCCAgaacttaaaatttgtttaacacactttaatctcacttaataacatttttatcactataaaaacattaaaccaAAAGTTAAAATTTGGTGCAGTTAAAGCGTAGGAAATGAAATCCCGAACATTTCTATCGCCAccttatatatattgaatttccaGTAGCGCTCCTGCAGAGTATATGAACTCAAACACggtaacatctctctaaaatctctctaaaaacgcTCTCTGAgtttaaacaagctaaaagttggaaTCGATTTACAATGGTTAAccaaagcgactatgaatcttATTCGGtacgtactttaatcgattcgaatggttgtttttttaaaaaaaaatggagtCGCAAAAgaaacgtgcgactggaccgtggctgagtcgcacaaaatgtgcgactggaCCGCaatccagtcgcacgttttatGTGACTCGGCCACAGTTTGGTCGCGTACAactgagttttttttttctcttttttatttaaattagtttttattttcttattatttaatatacgttgtagtaaattattttattttataatttatgttattattattgaaataattttttatttattttgtagtttatattattattatttaaattattttttaatttatattataattatttaaattattttattttattatttaaataatttataatttatattattattattattattattattattattattattattattattattattattattattattattattattattattattattttatatatgttgtagtattttatttatattattttgtattttattaatattagaattattttattttatatacattttaatttaattgaaattttaattattaaagtaaattattttttatttgatattgaatatttttattattaatgtttgtttgtATAATGTTTTATTAACCTATTCTAtggtttatttcatattttaaatttgtaggattttgaaaacttaggggacAATGTAGATTAATCTGGTAGATTTGTTACAGATATGAAATTTGATTCTCTAGATGAATTACATACTTGGGCCAATGAGATAGCAATaggaattggttttcaatttacacgtgctttatataaataaaaagaaggacgttctagagttagtttgtatttaagatgtcaccgctatggtaatattagggttGATTTGCATAACCTAGATAATGTTGCCCGACATGTAAgtaaacactagtggaaaaattctcatttgctgcggtttttggccataatatgctgcggttttggcctcaagcaatagtgatagcagcagatgacctattttaaatgctgcggttttaaaacCCGGCAAAAAAGCGCACCATATGCTACGGGCTATCAGAAAACCGCAATAAACAATtcaagactatatgctgcggttttttggtggcccgcagcatataatgtcattttttatttcttttttcgtttaatactaataataatccaataataatgtacaatgtaataaacaatgattaatccaataatccaatgataaccACAAacaatcaccaataatctctttttaataataaacctcgatcgtatatataatataataatatgtacgtacatatatacattaaagtcctaaaaatctaaacttattacaatttaccaagaacaaaaattagcaacatacgcggcaatcttgtcttttaattcgccgcatttctccatttctcaaagggcgtgtttcccttgtaatgtcgtataaaacctataatataatatagaattaaaagattaataaacattagattttaccaattaatatagtatatatatatatatatatatatatatatatatatatatatatatatatatatatatacatatatatatatatatatatacatatatatatatatatatatatatatatatatatatatatatatatatatatatatatatatatatatatatatatatatatatatatatatatatatatatatatatatatatatatatatatatatatatatatatatatatatatatatatatatatatatatatatatatatacatatatatatatatatatatatatatatatatatatatatatatatatatatatatatatatatatatatatatatatatatatatatatatatatatatatatatatatatatatatatatatatatatatatatattataatttaagaacgtaataAATACTTACGGTATCTATGTTTTTGACTCCAACCctcttcacggattttataatatcgtccatatatttCGGAgtatagtagccgcaatcagCGGAATTAGAAgcttgttgaaagcactaagagaaaatagatgttagtcccaaaaaaagctttaaaacataaaaaatctcaacttaacacgtaatttctagcatatgactacgatttacaattctaatacgttcaacacaataatatataccaaaaagtgttgtgtgccaaatttcgtgcaaaacaaaccaagtttgagctactttatgcgcaaaagtgccaaaaacgcttaaaaacccataaaatcgtaacttaacacgtaatttctagcatatgattatgattttcaattctaaagacttcaacacaataatatatatcaaacagagttgtgtgccaactttcgtgctaaacaaaccaagtttgagctacttcatgcgcgaaagtgccaaaaacacttaaaaacgcataaaatcgcaacttagcacgtaatttctaacatatgactatgattttcaattctaaccacttcaacacaataatatatacaaaatagagttatgtgccaagtttcgtgcaaaacacaccaagtttgagcaactttatgcgcgaaaatgccaaaaacacttaaaaacccataaaatcgcaatttaaaacgtaatttctagcatatgactatgatttacaattctaatatgttcaacacaataatatataccaaatagtgttgtgtgtcaagtttcgtgcaaaacaaaccaagtttgagttactttatgtccaaaagtgccaaaaacgcttaaaaacccttaatattgcaacttaacacgtaatttctagcatttgactatgatttacaattctaatacgctcaacaaaataatatatatcaaatagtgctgtgtgccaagtttcgtgcaaaacaaacaaagtttgatctacttttatgcgcaaaagtgccaaaaacgcttaaaagcccttaaaaacgcaacttaacacgtaatttctagcatatgactatgattttcaattctaaccacttcaacacaataatatataccaaatagtgttgtgtgtcaattatcgtgcaaaacaaagcccaaaagtgccaaaaacgcttaaaaacccttaaaattgcaacttaacacgtaatttctagcatttgactatgatttacaattctaatacgttcaacacaataatatatatcaaatagtgttgtgtgccaagtttcgtgcaaaacaaacaaagtttgagctactttatgcgcgaaagtgctaaaaacacttaaaaacccataaaattgcaacttaacacgcaatttctagcatatgactatgattttcaattctaaccacttcaacacaataatatataccaaatagtgttgtttgcaaagtttcatgcaaaacaaaccaagtttgagctacttcatgcgcgaaagtgcaaaacaagcttaaaaacccataaaatcacaacttaacacgtatttctagcatatgactatgatttttacttctaaccatttcaacacaataatatataccaaattgtgttgtgtgccaagtttcgttcaaaataaatcaagtttgagctactttatgcacaaagtgccaaaaacgcttacaaacccttaaaatcccaacttaacacgtaatttctagcatatgactatgatttacaattctaaccacttcaacacaataatatataccaaatagtgttgtgtgccaagtttcgcgcaaaaaaaaaccaagtttgagctactttatgcgcgaaagtgcaaaaaacgtttaaaaacccataaaatcgcaacttaccaactaatttatagcatatgactatgattttcaattctaaccacttcaacacaataatatataccaaatagtgttgtgtgccatgtttcgtgcaaaacaaacaaaatttgagctactttacgcgcgaaagtgctaaaaacacttaaaaacccataaaaccgcaacttaccaactaatttctagcatatgactattatttacaattctaaccacttcaacacaataatatataccaaatagtgttgtgtgccaagttgcgtgcgaacaaaccaagttttgagctactttttgcgcgaaagtaaaacaaagcttaaaaacctataaaattgaATGGCGTTGCATTGTgcacctttattgctgtccgtttcggaaatgtggctctggatatgGATCctatttgtccacgcacttttttcattgtgctatatatatatatatatatatatatatatatatatatatatatatatatatatatatatatatatatatatatatagtatatatatatatatgtatatatatatatatgtatatatatatatatgtatatatatatatatgtatatatatacatatatatatatatatatatatatatatatatatatatacatatatatatatatatatacatatatatatatatatacatatatatatatatatatatatatatatatatatatatatatatatatatacatatatatatatatatatatatatatatat
This genomic interval carries:
- the LOC130802397 gene encoding CBL-interacting serine/threonine-protein kinase 6-like, with the protein product MMGGLMLAVKDMKGSSDQAQPPKQYCKMVMHGKYELGRVLGQGTFARVYYARNVETGKSVAMKVIGKQKVVRAKMMDQMKREISVMKRLKHPNIVELYEVMATKSKIFLAMELVRGGELHMKVSKEGKLEEDLARSYFKQLISAVDYCHSRGVFHRDLKLENLLLDQDGNVKVTDFGLSALFEEKGENEQVMLRTCCGTPHYVAPEIVSKKGQGYDGAKADIWSCGIILYVLLAGYLPFHDENVVQLYRKVNNGDFTCPTWFSSEAKDLIIRMLDPNPSTRITVSEIMESSWWNFDVTVNSYEQETDASSFVKKELEALNAFHIISMSEGLDLSPLFLESKKKREEREEIGFTTTISTNAMISRLEEAAAKMGKFKISKVGDSVVRLQSLEKGRKGKLVIEVELFTVSSSFLMVEVKKDNGDTLEFNQFCKNFLRPVLMDVVVWTTPSEFTNSPAPYAVLC